A window of the Campylobacter massiliensis genome harbors these coding sequences:
- a CDS encoding iron-sulfur cluster assembly scaffold protein codes for MAKNNLIGGSIWDEYSQNVQDRMNNPKFMGEITQDEAKARGGKLIVADFGAESCGDAVRLYWLVDEKTDRIMDAKFKSFGCGTAVASSDTMAELCIGKTVDEAVKITNIDVEKAMRDPPDPPAVPPQKMHCSVMAYDVIKAAAAQYKGVDPEHFEDEIIVCECARVSLGTIKEVIRLNDLHTVEEITQYTKAGAFCKSCVRPGGHEKREYYLVDILADTRAEMEREKKQALIDAQAAGKFDDVSFENMTVVGQLKAIESVIDRDIRPMLMMDGGNMEILDLQKDAEGKFDVYIRYMGACSGCASGATGTLYAIENVLQENLSPNIRVLPI; via the coding sequence ATGGCAAAAAATAATCTAATAGGCGGCTCCATCTGGGACGAATACTCACAAAACGTCCAAGACCGCATGAATAACCCCAAATTTATGGGCGAGATAACGCAGGACGAGGCTAAAGCAAGGGGCGGCAAGCTCATCGTGGCGGATTTTGGTGCGGAGAGCTGCGGCGACGCTGTGAGGCTGTATTGGCTCGTGGACGAGAAAACCGACCGTATCATGGACGCTAAATTTAAGAGCTTTGGCTGCGGCACAGCGGTGGCGAGCTCCGATACGATGGCTGAGCTTTGCATCGGCAAGACCGTGGATGAAGCGGTCAAAATCACTAACATCGACGTGGAAAAAGCCATGCGCGACCCGCCTGACCCCCCAGCCGTCCCGCCGCAAAAGATGCACTGCTCGGTCATGGCCTACGACGTCATCAAGGCCGCCGCGGCGCAGTATAAGGGCGTGGATCCTGAGCATTTCGAGGACGAGATCATCGTGTGCGAGTGCGCGCGCGTGAGTCTAGGCACGATCAAAGAGGTCATCCGCCTAAACGACCTACACACGGTCGAGGAGATCACGCAATACACCAAAGCAGGCGCCTTTTGCAAGTCCTGCGTGCGACCGGGCGGACACGAAAAGCGCGAGTATTATCTCGTCGATATCCTCGCAGACACCAGAGCCGAGATGGAGCGGGAGAAAAAGCAAGCCCTCATCGACGCGCAGGCTGCGGGTAAATTTGACGACGTGAGCTTTGAAAATATGACCGTCGTGGGCCAGTTAAAGGCCATCGAGAGCGTCATAGATAGGGATATCCGCCCGATGCTGATGATGGACGGCGGCAATATGGAAATCCTCGATTTGCAAAAGGACGCCGAGGGCAAATTTGACGTCTATATCAGATATATGGGCGCTTGCAGCGGCTGCGCAAGCGGCGCGACGGGCACGCTATATGCGATCGAAAACGTATTGCAAGAAAACCTCAGTCCAAATATCCGCGTCCTGCCTATCTGA
- a CDS encoding TOBE domain-containing protein codes for MFSARNQLSAQITEVREGAVNSLVAAKLQGGETVKATVTVDSQKALDLVAGKKVVYLFKASSIIVAKGDNGLKLSATNQLKGKVVKVVEGAVNAEVDIEIAGGDKLSAIITNESAKNLALKAGDEVTAIIKASHIIIGA; via the coding sequence ATGTTTAGCGCAAGAAATCAACTGTCAGCTCAAATCACAGAGGTAAGAGAGGGGGCGGTAAACTCTCTAGTAGCAGCAAAGCTACAAGGCGGAGAGACAGTAAAAGCAACCGTAACCGTAGATAGCCAAAAGGCTTTAGATCTAGTAGCGGGTAAAAAGGTAGTTTATCTGTTTAAAGCTTCTTCTATCATAGTGGCTAAAGGCGATAACGGTCTAAAACTAAGCGCTACTAACCAACTAAAAGGTAAGGTAGTAAAAGTAGTAGAGGGTGCGGTAAATGCTGAAGTAGATATCGAGATAGCAGGCGGAGATAAGCTAAGCGCTATCATCACTAACGAGTCTGCTAAAAACCTAGCTCTAAAAGCTGGCGATGAAGTAACTGCTATAATCAAAGCTAGCCACATCATCATTGGTGCTTAA
- the rplT gene encoding 50S ribosomal protein L20: MARVKTGVVRRRRHKKVLKLARGFFSARHKHFRKAKEQLERSLVYAYRDRRRKKRDFRRLWIVRINAACRLNDISYSRFIAGLKKANIELDRKILADLAMNDAKAFSELASKAKAAL; the protein is encoded by the coding sequence ATGGCAAGAGTAAAAACAGGCGTAGTTAGAAGAAGACGCCATAAAAAAGTTTTAAAACTAGCTAGAGGTTTTTTCAGCGCTAGACACAAACACTTTAGAAAAGCTAAAGAGCAATTAGAAAGAAGTTTGGTCTATGCTTACCGCGACAGACGCCGCAAGAAACGCGACTTCCGCCGCTTGTGGATAGTGCGCATCAACGCTGCGTGCCGCCTAAACGACATTAGCTATTCGCGCTTTATCGCGGGACTTAAAAAAGCAAATATCGAGCTTGATAGAAAAATCTTAGCCGATCTAGCTATGAATGACGCAAAAGCTTTCAGCGAGCTAGCTTCAAAAGCAAAGGCTGCTTTATAA
- the rpmI gene encoding 50S ribosomal protein L35, producing MPKMKTVRGAAKRFKVGKNKIKRGSAFRSHILTKKSRNRKRDLRSPQYVDSTNVASVKAMLGI from the coding sequence ATGCCTAAGATGAAGACAGTTCGCGGCGCTGCTAAACGTTTTAAAGTGGGCAAAAACAAGATCAAAAGAGGCTCTGCTTTTAGAAGCCACATTTTGACTAAAAAATCTCGCAACCGCAAGAGAGATTTACGCTCGCCTCAATACGTAGACAGCACAAACGTCGCAAGCGTCAAAGCGATGCTCGGAATTTAA